One Prosthecochloris marina DNA window includes the following coding sequences:
- the ruvC gene encoding crossover junction endodeoxyribonuclease RuvC, with product MMVIGVDPGSVRTGYGIVRGEADSFSLVDCGIIRLSSRQSIPERIKIIYDELEALISSNKPARLALETAYVNRNAQSALKLGQVRGAVVALAMNKGVQLHEYAPREVKQILTGRGGASKEQVAYMARHFLNISDPIKPHDISDALGIALCDLLCERRPVPGRNGKTGSSLSKSNWSEFVKANPDLVL from the coding sequence ATGATGGTTATCGGGGTTGACCCCGGCAGTGTACGAACCGGTTACGGTATTGTCAGAGGTGAGGCAGACTCGTTTTCCCTCGTCGACTGCGGGATCATTCGGCTGAGTTCCAGGCAAAGTATCCCGGAACGGATAAAAATCATTTACGATGAACTCGAGGCACTTATTTCATCAAACAAGCCTGCAAGGTTGGCTCTCGAGACAGCGTATGTGAACCGCAATGCTCAGTCAGCTCTCAAGCTTGGACAGGTGAGAGGCGCAGTTGTAGCTCTTGCCATGAATAAAGGGGTTCAACTCCATGAGTACGCTCCTCGTGAAGTAAAGCAGATTCTTACCGGGAGGGGGGGGGCCAGCAAAGAGCAGGTTGCTTATATGGCGCGGCATTTTCTCAATATCTCCGATCCGATAAAGCCTCACGATATTTCCGATGCACTCGGGATCGCTCTATGTGACCTGTTGTGCGAGAGGAGGCCGGTACCGGGCCGAAATGGGAAAACAGGCTCCTCTTTGTCTAAAAGCAACTGGTCCGAGTTTGTAAAAGCGAATCCCGATCTGGTTTTATAA
- a CDS encoding YebC/PmpR family DNA-binding transcriptional regulator, translating into MSGHSKWSTIKRKKAATDQKRGNLFTKLVREITIAAKTGGGDPGGNPRLRLAIDTAKANSMPHENIQRAIKKGTGELEGAVYEEITYEGYGPGGIAIIIETATDNRNRTVADIRHAINRHNGSLGENGSVSWMFQRKGTIDVTKAAVSEEALMEVLLDAGLEELDSDDENYFNVIVDVKDLEAAKQALDQAGIAYDNAKMDMIPDNFVEPGPDETVKAMKLIDALENCDDVQAVYSNLEISEQAMNSLDS; encoded by the coding sequence ATGTCTGGACACAGTAAATGGTCAACGATTAAAAGAAAGAAGGCCGCAACCGATCAGAAAAGAGGTAATTTGTTCACCAAGCTGGTGCGTGAGATTACCATTGCAGCGAAAACCGGCGGTGGAGATCCGGGAGGTAACCCGCGGCTGCGTCTTGCTATCGATACGGCAAAGGCCAATTCAATGCCTCATGAGAATATACAGCGAGCCATCAAGAAAGGTACCGGAGAGCTCGAGGGGGCTGTTTATGAAGAGATAACCTACGAGGGCTATGGCCCGGGCGGTATTGCTATCATCATAGAGACCGCTACGGATAATCGCAACAGGACTGTTGCCGACATCAGGCACGCCATAAATCGTCACAACGGTTCGCTTGGTGAAAACGGAAGCGTCAGCTGGATGTTTCAGAGAAAGGGCACTATTGACGTTACCAAGGCTGCGGTGAGTGAGGAGGCGCTCATGGAGGTGCTTCTCGATGCGGGTCTCGAGGAACTTGACAGTGATGATGAGAATTATTTCAACGTGATTGTCGATGTAAAGGATCTCGAAGCTGCGAAACAAGCGCTGGATCAGGCCGGTATTGCCTATGACAATGCGAAGATGGATATGATTCCTGATAATTTCGTTGAACCGGGACCTGATGAAACCGTCAAAGCCATGAAGCTTATCGATGCACTTGAAAACTGTGATGATGTTCAGGCGGTTTACAGTAATCTTGAGATCAGTGAGCAGGCAATGAACAGTCTTGACTCCTGA
- the pheA gene encoding prephenate dehydratase: MTNRLVAYQGEPGAYSEIAALRFGDPVPFETFDKAFYAVEHRDVSCAVIPIENSLGGSIHHNYDLLMQHPVRIAAETFVKVEHCLLGLPTASVNADGNVLSHPQALSQCRNFFAAHKNLTPEVAYDTAGSAQIIADEGNPAQFAIASKRAGELYGLKIFRENLADEDWNITRFFCITHEEHTSDLDLKNKPDTTRQKTSIVFTLPNEQGSLFRAMATLALRNIDMTKIESRPSRMKAFEYFFYVDFIGHESDPAIHNALTHLREFATMVKVLGSYGVVE; encoded by the coding sequence ATGACAAACCGGCTGGTAGCATACCAGGGAGAACCCGGCGCATACAGTGAAATAGCCGCACTACGCTTCGGCGATCCGGTTCCTTTCGAAACGTTCGACAAGGCCTTCTACGCTGTTGAACATAGAGACGTTTCTTGCGCGGTCATTCCGATCGAAAACTCTCTCGGAGGCAGCATTCACCATAATTACGATCTGCTGATGCAGCATCCTGTCCGAATTGCTGCTGAAACGTTCGTAAAGGTTGAGCATTGCCTGCTCGGTCTTCCGACGGCATCCGTCAATGCCGACGGTAACGTTCTCTCGCACCCGCAGGCTCTTTCCCAGTGCCGCAACTTTTTCGCTGCTCATAAAAATCTCACGCCTGAAGTAGCGTATGATACCGCAGGCAGTGCCCAAATCATCGCTGATGAAGGTAATCCGGCTCAGTTTGCCATTGCATCAAAAAGAGCGGGCGAACTGTACGGCCTGAAAATATTCAGAGAGAACCTCGCTGACGAGGACTGGAACATCACCCGTTTTTTCTGCATCACCCACGAAGAACACACCTCGGACCTCGATCTTAAAAACAAGCCGGACACAACCAGACAGAAAACCTCGATCGTATTCACTCTGCCGAACGAGCAGGGTTCACTGTTCAGGGCGATGGCAACACTGGCGCTAAGGAATATCGACATGACTAAAATCGAATCCCGCCCTTCGAGAATGAAAGCTTTCGAGTACTTCTTTTATGTGGACTTCATCGGACATGAGAGCGATCCCGCGATTCACAATGCCCTGACACATCTCAGGGAATTTGCAACAATGGTTAAAGTTCTGGGGAGTTATGGCGTCGTTGAATAA
- the polA gene encoding DNA polymerase I, with amino-acid sequence MASLNNTGQLTFDMSIASNKKQPERTGDKPSLFLLDGMALVYRSFFALQRTGMTTKEGIPTGATYGFFVTLLKIYETYKPHYLAVAFDSAEKTFRHELYELYKANRPAPPEDLIAQLDLIFKLVEAMRIPVLKQPGYEADDLIGSAARKFEQDCTVYIVTPDKDLAQLVHDGVKILKPGKKQNELMLLGTGEIMEQFGVSPERFTDLLTLTGDSSDNIPGAKGIGPKTASKLLNTYGSLENVFNHLDELPPKSRKSLEEFETQRKLIEDLVTIRTDLPLDTTLLDLESEEPDGSKLFNLLDELEMKSVAARIPQIFPGIQPPRHGNTDLPNPETATPENVAYHLIGDAKGVRNLEKELSALTGFAIDTETTSLNTLEAELVGISVSWKPQEAYFIYCTPGGLSPEMVLDILKEVLENQAIVKNGQNLKYDMLVLKNYGIRLSPVGFDTMLASYVIDPEEKHNLDDLADRYLGYRTTTYSELTGSGKKAIPIHEVPVDKLTAYACQDADIALRLQATQEKILGKNTELYNLCHDIEFPLVEVLAEMEFKGISLDTGQLKRTAEIVNRQIEDLKERIYETANVSFNIDSPKQLGNILFNVLGLPAKKTTKTGYSTDVRVLEDLSLLHPVAKDVLEYRSLQKLKTTYIEALPRMLCRKTGKLHTSFNQHITATGRLSSSNPNLQNIPIRTALGKEIRKAFIPSEKSNYLLSADYSQIELRIAAEISQDPHLISAFKQGEDIHAATAKAIFDTETITDDMRRKAKEVNFGVLYGIQPYGLAQRLNITQKEAKTIIETYKSKYPGLFEALQKIINDATEKGYVATLIGRRRYISDLRSKNRNIRMAAERAAMNTPIQGTAADIIKCAMSLTAKKLHDNDMQSSMLLQVHDELVFETTPDEKKALSIIATDCMVKAAEICGLSNVPVEVEIGTGKNWLDAH; translated from the coding sequence ATGGCGTCGTTGAATAATACCGGTCAATTAACATTCGATATGAGCATCGCATCGAACAAAAAACAGCCGGAACGCACCGGGGACAAACCGTCCCTCTTTCTGCTCGATGGCATGGCGCTGGTCTACCGGTCTTTCTTTGCGCTGCAACGAACCGGAATGACGACAAAGGAAGGCATTCCTACAGGTGCAACATATGGGTTTTTCGTGACATTGCTGAAAATCTACGAAACCTACAAACCGCACTACCTTGCCGTCGCTTTCGACAGTGCGGAAAAAACGTTCCGGCACGAACTCTACGAACTTTACAAGGCGAACCGTCCGGCCCCCCCAGAAGATCTCATCGCACAGCTGGATCTGATTTTCAAGCTTGTCGAAGCAATGCGGATTCCGGTTCTCAAGCAACCGGGCTATGAAGCCGATGACCTCATAGGAAGTGCAGCGAGAAAGTTCGAGCAGGACTGCACCGTTTATATCGTTACACCTGACAAAGACCTTGCACAGCTTGTTCATGACGGAGTAAAAATTCTCAAACCCGGCAAAAAACAAAATGAGCTGATGCTTCTCGGCACCGGAGAAATAATGGAGCAGTTCGGTGTCTCACCGGAACGTTTCACCGATCTTCTGACGCTAACCGGCGACAGTTCGGACAATATCCCGGGAGCAAAAGGAATCGGTCCTAAAACAGCCTCAAAACTCCTCAATACATACGGCAGCCTCGAAAACGTTTTCAACCATCTTGACGAGCTTCCCCCGAAATCGCGCAAAAGCCTTGAAGAATTCGAAACCCAGCGGAAACTGATCGAGGATCTCGTTACGATCAGGACGGATCTCCCCCTCGATACGACACTGCTTGACCTTGAAAGTGAAGAACCGGATGGCTCGAAACTTTTCAATCTGCTTGACGAACTGGAAATGAAAAGCGTGGCAGCAAGGATTCCACAAATTTTCCCCGGCATCCAGCCCCCTCGACACGGTAACACCGACTTGCCGAACCCTGAGACTGCAACGCCTGAAAATGTAGCCTATCATCTCATTGGCGATGCAAAAGGAGTGCGTAACCTTGAAAAAGAACTCTCGGCACTGACAGGCTTCGCCATCGATACCGAAACAACCAGTCTGAATACTCTCGAAGCCGAACTTGTGGGAATATCGGTCAGCTGGAAACCGCAAGAAGCATACTTCATCTATTGTACTCCGGGAGGACTGAGCCCCGAAATGGTACTCGACATACTCAAAGAAGTGCTTGAAAACCAGGCCATTGTCAAAAATGGCCAAAATCTCAAGTACGATATGCTTGTGCTTAAAAACTACGGAATACGGCTTTCTCCAGTCGGATTCGATACCATGCTCGCAAGTTATGTCATCGATCCGGAGGAAAAACACAACCTTGACGATCTTGCCGATCGATATCTCGGATACCGTACCACAACGTACAGTGAGTTGACCGGCTCAGGGAAAAAAGCCATACCCATCCATGAAGTTCCTGTCGACAAACTCACCGCCTATGCCTGTCAGGACGCAGACATCGCACTTCGACTCCAGGCAACCCAGGAGAAAATTCTCGGTAAAAATACCGAACTTTACAACCTGTGCCACGATATAGAGTTTCCGCTCGTCGAAGTACTCGCAGAGATGGAATTCAAAGGAATCTCCCTCGATACCGGCCAATTGAAACGAACAGCAGAAATCGTTAACCGGCAGATCGAGGACCTCAAAGAAAGAATCTACGAAACAGCCAACGTCAGCTTCAACATCGATTCGCCCAAGCAGCTTGGTAATATCCTGTTCAATGTTCTCGGCCTCCCGGCAAAAAAAACAACCAAAACCGGTTACTCAACCGATGTGAGGGTGCTCGAGGATCTATCGCTGCTCCATCCGGTTGCAAAAGATGTTCTGGAGTACCGCAGTCTTCAGAAACTCAAAACCACCTACATCGAGGCGCTTCCCAGAATGCTTTGCCGAAAAACCGGAAAGCTGCACACCTCTTTCAACCAGCACATTACCGCTACCGGCAGATTGTCTTCCTCGAATCCCAACTTGCAGAATATCCCGATCCGTACAGCATTAGGTAAAGAAATCCGCAAGGCGTTCATACCCTCTGAAAAAAGCAATTATCTTCTTTCAGCCGACTATTCGCAGATAGAGCTTCGTATCGCGGCAGAAATCTCTCAAGATCCCCACCTTATATCGGCATTCAAACAGGGAGAAGATATCCACGCAGCAACGGCAAAAGCGATTTTCGACACGGAAACCATAACCGACGACATGAGGCGAAAAGCCAAAGAAGTCAATTTCGGTGTCCTCTACGGCATTCAGCCATACGGCCTTGCCCAGAGGCTCAATATCACCCAAAAGGAAGCCAAAACCATCATTGAAACGTATAAATCGAAATATCCCGGGCTGTTTGAAGCACTCCAGAAAATCATCAACGATGCAACTGAAAAAGGGTACGTTGCAACGTTGATCGGACGCAGAAGATATATCTCTGACCTGCGCAGCAAAAACAGGAACATTCGGATGGCAGCTGAAAGGGCAGCCATGAACACTCCTATTCAGGGAACCGCAGCCGACATCATTAAATGTGCAATGAGCCTCACGGCAAAAAAGCTGCACGACAACGACATGCAGTCCTCGATGCTCCTGCAGGTTCACGATGAACTTGTTTTTGAAACAACACCGGATGAGAAAAAGGCTCTCTCGATAATAGCGACGGATTGCATGGTAAAAGCAGCCGAAATATGCGGCCTATCGAACGTACCCGTCGAGGTTGAAATCGGAACCGGGAAAAACTGGCTGGACGCACACTGA
- a CDS encoding M23 family metallopeptidase: protein MFSRKRFYYLTEDGRFMPLHVLTLLLAGIFIISIVLIAATSFAFRNNSSTTSSIHSSGDESLIALQKQISRLEEEIESLSVSDHQLRLAVNLPLIPEEEKKMGTGGSRTTDMFADKESSVHLLAMTEKKIDKLGLKIAQQKNSHKKIQDTWAKNQVLFASIPALKPINGRITSGFGMRQHPIYKRRIHHDGIDFSAPSGTKVYAPGNGVVQYTGYNFGYGKKVVIDHGFGYKTVYAHLSKSLVKKGQKVTRGDVIALSGNTGISTGPHLHYEVHKNNRKINPSAYFFDTFAPESFLTAKPASKQNNSNS, encoded by the coding sequence ATGTTTTCCAGGAAACGCTTCTACTATCTCACAGAAGACGGACGGTTTATGCCGCTGCACGTTCTTACATTGCTGCTCGCAGGGATTTTTATCATTTCCATAGTTTTGATTGCCGCGACATCCTTCGCCTTTCGCAACAACAGCTCTACCACCTCTTCCATTCACTCATCCGGCGACGAATCGCTCATTGCACTTCAAAAGCAGATTTCCAGACTCGAAGAAGAAATTGAATCACTTTCTGTTTCCGATCATCAATTACGCCTTGCCGTCAACCTCCCATTGATACCTGAAGAAGAAAAGAAAATGGGTACAGGCGGAAGCAGAACCACAGACATGTTTGCCGATAAGGAGTCATCGGTCCATCTTCTTGCGATGACTGAAAAAAAGATAGACAAGCTCGGCCTTAAAATTGCACAACAGAAAAACAGCCATAAAAAAATACAGGATACCTGGGCTAAAAATCAGGTGCTTTTCGCATCGATCCCTGCCCTGAAACCTATCAATGGCCGCATCACGAGTGGATTCGGTATGCGCCAGCACCCCATTTACAAAAGACGTATACACCATGACGGCATTGATTTCTCCGCACCTTCAGGAACAAAAGTATATGCTCCGGGAAATGGAGTAGTCCAGTATACGGGTTATAACTTCGGTTACGGCAAAAAAGTCGTGATCGATCACGGGTTCGGCTACAAGACTGTTTATGCGCATCTTTCAAAGTCGCTGGTTAAAAAAGGTCAGAAAGTAACACGAGGTGATGTCATCGCTCTTTCAGGCAACACTGGTATTTCAACCGGCCCGCACCTGCATTATGAAGTACACAAAAACAACCGGAAGATAAATCCATCCGCCTATTTTTTTGATACGTTCGCGCCGGAGAGTTTCCTGACAGCGAAACCTGCCTCGAAGCAAAACAACAGTAACTCATAA
- a CDS encoding DUF2795 domain-containing protein → MFWNLDLARYIADAPWPATKEELIDFANRTGAPQAVIDNLSDLPESDELYESLEEIWPDYPTDEDFCYGDEEPIN, encoded by the coding sequence ATGTTCTGGAACCTGGACCTGGCAAGATATATTGCCGATGCCCCATGGCCTGCAACAAAAGAAGAATTGATCGATTTCGCAAATCGTACCGGAGCCCCCCAGGCTGTCATCGATAATCTGAGTGACCTTCCTGAAAGCGATGAATTGTATGAAAGTCTCGAGGAGATCTGGCCCGATTATCCTACCGATGAAGATTTTTGCTATGGAGATGAAGAGCCTATAAATTAG
- a CDS encoding BamA/TamA family outer membrane protein, producing MAQKQDRTEPADQPVTVKKISVTGNRSLSKEEILEVISTSKKDIFNQEVFNRDIALIKKLYTFKGYFDATVDASVTTDEKKNRVELSILIEENSPARIDTVRYEGIDSITATLKKQYLEESKLERDSVFTVDHLIEERDRTVDFFKEYGYAFMHEDSIRIQVDTTGLFAGLQTNISLPKVLEYGSLQVVVHDPLTKDTAEVIPQQKNIRLDSIDIVQHGRQDISSELITNYTAYRPGDTTSLSLERKTLQNFGSTNVFSSVFIRKDSVREGKLYTSIHLEPKPKHLIEPKIYFDNRYGSLFAGASVGYENKNLFGGAENLKVTTDFGMQLSTSNDLLNNLDESLYSKYRPYEFAFSANITKPELKKPGNIYAGTLEYSRSRLPILLDNQKGLFRLSYNAQLSKKSRLNFDFFELELVKKDSLDGFKELFKTDLAENIGVDPTDPVAVDNSLDSLLQTNLNQTFRLQYFYSNQNDPLRETDETIYTWNITLEEVGGLVYLIDEYIDTKSYTGFTDDEPQIFGTPYSQFLKASGQFTFTKDLTEQQQIAGRVFLGAMAPYGKADATPDERRFYAGGPNSMRGWQFNTLGPGGNKSEATATLGADIKIETNLEYRLKFFKLFGQPSGIAFFTDVGNIWDRNGPYALTLESLYKDIAWDAGIGLRVGSPIGPFRFDFAYKLYDPTQTEPWQLSNWSPGDFTFNFGIGEPF from the coding sequence ATAGCCCAGAAACAAGACCGGACAGAGCCGGCTGATCAGCCGGTTACCGTAAAAAAGATATCGGTAACCGGGAATCGATCTCTGAGCAAAGAAGAGATCCTCGAAGTTATTTCCACCTCCAAAAAGGATATTTTCAACCAGGAGGTGTTCAACCGTGATATAGCCCTGATAAAAAAACTCTACACTTTCAAGGGCTATTTTGATGCGACAGTCGACGCATCGGTAACAACCGATGAAAAAAAAAACAGAGTCGAGCTGAGCATCCTCATTGAAGAAAATTCCCCAGCCAGAATCGACACCGTCAGATATGAAGGGATCGACAGTATAACAGCGACTTTGAAAAAGCAGTATCTCGAAGAGAGCAAACTGGAGCGCGACTCCGTTTTCACAGTCGATCACCTCATAGAAGAACGTGACCGAACAGTTGATTTCTTCAAGGAATACGGCTATGCATTCATGCATGAGGACAGTATCCGCATACAGGTGGATACAACCGGCTTGTTTGCCGGTCTGCAGACGAATATCTCACTTCCCAAAGTGCTCGAATACGGCTCACTTCAGGTCGTCGTTCACGACCCGCTCACGAAAGACACGGCGGAGGTAATACCGCAACAGAAAAATATCCGGCTGGACAGTATCGATATCGTGCAACACGGCAGGCAGGACATTTCATCCGAACTGATCACGAATTATACAGCCTATCGCCCTGGAGATACAACCAGTCTTTCTCTGGAAAGAAAAACATTGCAGAATTTCGGCTCGACAAATGTTTTTTCTTCGGTATTCATACGAAAAGATTCGGTTCGCGAAGGCAAACTGTATACATCGATCCATTTGGAACCGAAACCGAAGCATCTCATTGAACCCAAAATCTATTTTGATAACCGTTATGGAAGCCTTTTCGCAGGCGCTTCAGTAGGATACGAAAATAAAAATCTTTTCGGGGGCGCGGAAAATCTGAAAGTCACCACCGATTTCGGGATGCAGCTCAGCACATCGAACGATTTGTTGAACAACCTCGACGAAAGCCTCTACTCAAAGTACAGGCCCTATGAGTTTGCATTTTCGGCAAACATTACCAAACCCGAGTTGAAAAAACCCGGAAACATCTACGCAGGAACCCTTGAATACTCTCGCTCCCGTTTACCGATTCTTCTCGATAATCAGAAAGGGCTTTTTCGATTGAGCTATAATGCACAACTCTCAAAAAAATCCCGATTGAATTTTGATTTCTTTGAGCTCGAGCTGGTTAAAAAAGATTCTCTCGACGGGTTCAAGGAGCTTTTCAAAACCGATCTTGCCGAGAATATCGGCGTTGACCCAACCGACCCGGTTGCTGTCGACAACAGTCTGGACAGCTTGCTGCAAACCAATCTCAATCAAACCTTTCGTCTGCAATATTTCTACTCGAACCAGAACGACCCGTTACGTGAGACCGATGAAACAATCTATACCTGGAACATCACTCTCGAAGAAGTCGGGGGCCTTGTTTATCTTATCGATGAATATATCGACACGAAAAGTTACACAGGATTCACAGATGATGAACCCCAGATTTTCGGGACACCATATTCACAGTTTCTCAAAGCAAGCGGCCAGTTCACCTTCACCAAAGATCTCACCGAACAACAGCAAATTGCCGGAAGGGTTTTCCTTGGCGCAATGGCTCCCTATGGCAAAGCCGATGCTACGCCCGACGAGCGCCGTTTCTATGCGGGTGGGCCCAATAGCATGAGAGGCTGGCAGTTCAATACGCTGGGACCAGGCGGCAACAAAAGCGAGGCTACCGCAACGCTGGGAGCGGATATAAAAATCGAAACAAACCTTGAATATCGCCTGAAATTCTTTAAACTTTTCGGTCAACCATCCGGTATCGCCTTTTTTACCGATGTAGGAAACATATGGGACAGAAACGGCCCTTACGCCCTGACACTCGAGTCTCTTTACAAGGATATCGCATGGGATGCCGGTATCGGCCTGCGTGTGGGGTCACCGATCGGCCCTTTCCGTTTTGATTTTGCCTATAAACTTTACGATCCTACACAAACTGAACCCTGGCAGCTCTCCAACTGGAGCCCCGGAGATTTCACGTTCAATTTCGGGATCGGAGAACCATTTTAA
- the rpe gene encoding ribulose-phosphate 3-epimerase encodes MQQKNTLLAPSILSADFTKLAASIEIAEKAGADWLHCDVMDGHFVPNITFGPFIVKAIAGCSNLTIDTHLMISDPDSYIPDFISAGSHQVTVHQETCPHLHRSVQLIKSLGAKAGVSINPGTPVSTLESILPDLDLVLLMSVNPGFGGQKFIPSSLGKVEQLHTMRNNLNPEMIIAVDGGVTVDNAQDLVTAGADALIAGTAFFKAENPEEAAAKIKSASR; translated from the coding sequence ATGCAGCAAAAAAACACACTTCTGGCACCGTCTATTCTTTCTGCAGATTTCACGAAACTCGCCGCATCAATTGAAATTGCCGAAAAAGCAGGGGCAGACTGGCTTCACTGCGATGTCATGGACGGGCATTTCGTACCGAATATAACCTTCGGCCCTTTTATCGTAAAAGCGATTGCAGGGTGCTCGAACCTTACCATCGACACCCATCTGATGATTTCCGATCCCGATTCGTACATTCCCGATTTCATCAGCGCCGGTTCACACCAGGTAACGGTTCACCAGGAAACCTGCCCTCACCTGCACAGAAGTGTACAGCTCATTAAAAGTCTGGGAGCAAAAGCAGGAGTGTCGATAAACCCCGGCACACCGGTATCGACGCTTGAATCGATATTGCCTGATCTCGACCTCGTTTTGCTGATGTCGGTCAACCCGGGATTCGGTGGTCAGAAATTCATTCCGTCCTCCTTGGGAAAAGTAGAACAACTCCATACCATGCGCAACAACCTCAACCCGGAAATGATTATTGCAGTCGATGGAGGTGTAACCGTAGACAATGCGCAGGATCTTGTAACGGCAGGAGCGGATGCATTGATTGCCGGTACGGCGTTCTTTAAGGCTGAAAACCCGGAGGAAGCCGCGGCAAAAATCAAGTCCGCTTCCAGGTAA
- the trpC gene encoding indole-3-glycerol phosphate synthase TrpC, with the protein MTTYLTKILEHKAGEVDVLKQQGPAARYHTVEKDLPPARGFKTTLQNSQGEIRLIAEVKKASPSRGVMVENFQPLDIARRYAEIGASAFSVLTDRNFFQGANEYLQQISAAFDLPVLRKDFIIDESQIYEARLIGADAVLLIVAALDTVRLRDYLQLVEGIGLDALVEVHDHAELDRALDAGAAVIGVNNRNLNDFTVSLDTSLRLRPSIPRGVVAVAESGLKRASDVAMMQEASFDAVLIGEGLLGRELQRFTWKRT; encoded by the coding sequence ATGACGACCTACCTGACAAAAATACTCGAACACAAGGCGGGTGAGGTCGATGTTTTAAAACAACAGGGGCCTGCTGCGCGCTATCACACTGTAGAAAAAGATCTTCCTCCCGCTCGGGGCTTCAAGACTACGTTGCAGAACAGTCAGGGAGAGATCCGTCTTATCGCCGAAGTAAAGAAAGCATCGCCTTCCAGGGGTGTCATGGTTGAAAACTTTCAGCCCCTCGATATAGCGAGACGATATGCGGAAATTGGTGCTTCGGCCTTTTCCGTTCTTACCGACCGGAACTTTTTTCAGGGAGCTAACGAGTATTTGCAGCAGATAAGCGCTGCTTTTGATCTTCCTGTTCTGCGCAAGGATTTTATCATTGACGAGTCACAGATTTACGAGGCTCGCCTGATAGGGGCCGATGCGGTTTTGCTTATCGTTGCAGCGCTCGATACTGTAAGGCTCAGAGACTACCTGCAACTTGTCGAAGGCATTGGGCTCGATGCCCTTGTGGAAGTGCATGATCATGCAGAGCTGGATCGTGCGCTCGATGCCGGAGCGGCTGTTATCGGAGTCAACAATCGGAACCTTAACGATTTCACCGTCTCTCTTGACACATCACTTCGCCTCAGGCCTTCTATTCCCCGGGGTGTTGTTGCCGTTGCGGAAAGTGGCCTGAAGCGTGCTTCGGATGTTGCCATGATGCAGGAAGCATCATTCGATGCCGTCCTGATCGGTGAAGGGCTGCTGGGTCGTGAACTTCAAAGATTTACCTGGAAGCGGACTTGA